In Methanomassiliicoccus sp., the following proteins share a genomic window:
- a CDS encoding DUF1638 domain-containing protein, with product MKIGIIACETFERGLEKLIKDDPDIAYKEYMEFGLHEFPQVLKRTVVDKVNSLEGKVDAVLLGYGICNSLEGITSQMKVPTVQLVGDDCIGVLITPEEYERERKVCAGTMYHTPYFAKMNKEWFERKMREQMPNYEELGIDMDWYLGKLFDGYSRVLFIDDGLGGIEPLIDMSRQFATDLHLRHECRCGTLRLLEEGLARTKALAREGAHAL from the coding sequence ATGAAGATCGGCATCATCGCCTGCGAGACCTTCGAGCGAGGCCTTGAGAAATTGATCAAGGACGATCCCGACATTGCGTACAAGGAGTACATGGAGTTCGGGCTGCACGAGTTCCCCCAGGTCCTGAAGCGGACGGTGGTGGATAAGGTCAACTCCCTGGAAGGCAAGGTGGACGCGGTCCTCCTGGGCTACGGCATCTGCAACTCCCTCGAGGGCATCACCAGCCAGATGAAGGTTCCCACTGTCCAGCTGGTGGGCGACGACTGCATCGGGGTGCTGATCACCCCGGAGGAGTACGAGAGGGAGCGCAAGGTCTGTGCCGGCACCATGTACCACACCCCCTACTTCGCCAAGATGAACAAGGAGTGGTTCGAGCGGAAGATGAGGGAGCAGATGCCCAACTACGAGGAGCTGGGGATCGATATGGACTGGTACCTGGGTAAGCTCTTCGACGGGTACTCACGGGTGCTGTTCATAGATGACGGCCTGGGGGGCATCGAGCCCCTGATAGACATGTCGAGGCAGTTCGCGACCGACCTGCACCTGCGACACGAATGCCGGTGCGGGACCCTAAGGCTGCTGGAAGAGGGGCTGGCGAGAACGAAGGCTCTGGCGAGGGAAGGGGCACACGCCCTCTGA
- a CDS encoding YkgJ family cysteine cluster protein, whose protein sequence is MRCTHCQKCCRETMMELSETDIVRLERRGYQRQDFSYIGVDDIPRLRNEGTWCFFYDPEQKRCREYASRPLGCALYPVNLDQDGEAFIDGLCPQGGSVTEQELRLKGKRLVMLLATIDGEAARRKR, encoded by the coding sequence ATGCGCTGCACCCACTGCCAGAAGTGCTGCCGCGAGACCATGATGGAGCTCTCGGAAACGGACATCGTACGTCTGGAGCGTCGGGGATACCAGCGCCAGGACTTCAGCTATATCGGTGTGGATGACATCCCCCGGCTCCGCAACGAGGGCACGTGGTGCTTCTTCTACGATCCCGAGCAAAAGCGATGCCGCGAGTACGCCTCCCGGCCGCTGGGCTGCGCCCTCTACCCGGTGAACCTGGACCAGGACGGGGAGGCCTTCATCGACGGACTGTGCCCTCAGGGTGGGAGCGTGACCGAGCAGGAGCTAAGGCTCAAGGGGAAACGCCTGGTCATGCTCCTCGCCACCATCGATGGCGAGGCAGCGCGCCGTAAAAGATGA
- the cadA gene encoding cadmium-translocating P-type ATPase: protein MEHHGAHHPGPAPGPVPSVHGNKGHGLLTRFLVCMALTVPILLLTPEVQDLLSFRLDLPYSELTLLLLSTVVFLYGGWPFLSGMVEEGRKRRPGMMTLVALAISVAYIYSAASVLTLRGSTFFWELATLIDIMLLGHYLEMRSVQGASTALEELARVLPAEADLVGKDGTRKVPVTDLRPGDLVLVRPGSKVPTDGKVVEGESDVNESLLTGESRPILKSPGKEVIGGSINGDGSLTIVVTNTGSDTYLSQVIELVRKAQESRSHSQDLADRAALVLTIIAIVSSTATLGGWLALGQSSGYAVERAVTVMVICCPHALGLAIPLVLAISTVLAARSGFIIRERDAFERARNVDTVVFDKTGTLTEGNFRVVAVTPAEGTDENEALMIAAAVESPSEHPIAHGIVAAARERGLTVVEAQDYRNIPGKGARATVRGIEHMMLSPSALGELGVTKNIPDIVKLSRDGRTVVVLARGDRALAAISLGDRTRSESAEAVADLRRRGIRTVMLTGDSAEVAKAVSAELGMDDHRASVPPAGKAAAIQELQDGHIVAMVGDGINDAPALVQADVGVAIGAGTDVAIGSADIILVRNDPRDVSRMLDLSRRTYSKMVQNLVYATGYNAVAIPLAAGVLASQGIVLSPAVGAVLMSLSTIVVAINARLLRSD, encoded by the coding sequence ATGGAGCATCATGGCGCCCATCATCCCGGTCCCGCGCCCGGACCGGTCCCCAGCGTTCATGGCAACAAGGGCCACGGTCTCCTTACCCGCTTCCTCGTCTGCATGGCCCTAACAGTGCCCATCCTCCTTCTCACCCCGGAGGTCCAGGACCTCCTCTCTTTCCGCTTGGACCTGCCCTATTCCGAACTAACGCTCCTCCTTTTGTCCACGGTCGTCTTCCTCTACGGCGGATGGCCGTTCCTGTCGGGCATGGTGGAGGAAGGGAGGAAGCGCCGACCAGGCATGATGACCCTGGTGGCCCTGGCCATCAGCGTGGCGTACATTTACAGTGCGGCCTCGGTGCTGACCCTCCGCGGTTCGACCTTCTTCTGGGAGCTGGCCACCCTGATAGACATCATGCTCCTGGGCCATTATCTGGAGATGCGCTCCGTGCAGGGAGCATCCACGGCCCTGGAGGAGCTGGCACGGGTGCTGCCGGCCGAGGCCGACCTCGTCGGTAAGGACGGGACCAGGAAGGTCCCCGTAACGGACCTGAGGCCCGGCGATCTCGTGCTGGTCCGCCCCGGGTCCAAGGTCCCCACCGATGGGAAGGTGGTCGAGGGAGAGAGCGATGTCAACGAGTCCCTTCTCACCGGAGAATCACGTCCTATCTTGAAGTCCCCCGGCAAGGAGGTCATCGGTGGCTCCATCAACGGCGATGGGTCCCTCACCATAGTGGTGACGAATACGGGAAGCGATACCTATCTCAGTCAGGTCATCGAACTGGTGCGCAAGGCCCAGGAGAGCCGGTCCCATAGCCAGGACCTCGCGGACCGGGCCGCCCTGGTGCTGACCATCATCGCCATCGTCAGCAGCACCGCGACGCTGGGAGGTTGGCTAGCGCTGGGTCAGAGCTCCGGATACGCAGTGGAGCGGGCGGTCACGGTCATGGTCATCTGCTGCCCTCACGCTCTGGGCCTGGCGATCCCCCTGGTGCTGGCCATCTCCACCGTCCTGGCGGCACGCTCCGGTTTCATCATAAGGGAGAGGGACGCCTTCGAGCGGGCCCGGAACGTGGACACCGTCGTCTTCGACAAGACCGGGACCCTGACCGAGGGCAACTTCCGCGTGGTGGCGGTGACCCCGGCGGAAGGGACCGATGAGAACGAAGCGCTCATGATCGCCGCGGCGGTGGAGTCGCCCTCCGAGCACCCCATCGCCCATGGCATTGTGGCCGCCGCCCGGGAGCGCGGTCTAACGGTGGTAGAGGCGCAGGACTATCGCAACATCCCCGGGAAGGGGGCGCGGGCGACGGTGAGAGGGATCGAGCACATGATGCTCTCCCCCTCGGCCCTGGGGGAGCTGGGGGTGACCAAGAACATCCCCGACATCGTCAAGCTCTCACGTGACGGCCGAACCGTCGTCGTCCTGGCCCGAGGGGACCGGGCGCTGGCCGCGATCTCCCTGGGGGACAGGACCAGGAGCGAGTCGGCGGAGGCCGTGGCCGATCTGCGGCGGAGAGGCATACGCACGGTCATGCTCACAGGGGACAGTGCAGAGGTCGCCAAGGCCGTGTCCGCGGAGCTGGGGATGGACGATCACCGCGCCTCTGTGCCCCCAGCGGGGAAGGCCGCCGCCATCCAGGAGCTTCAGGACGGTCACATCGTGGCCATGGTGGGGGACGGGATCAACGATGCCCCCGCCCTGGTGCAGGCTGACGTGGGGGTGGCCATCGGCGCCGGTACCGATGTGGCGATAGGATCTGCGGACATCATCCTGGTCCGCAACGACCCGCGGGACGTGTCCCGGATGTTGGACCTGTCCCGGAGGACATATTCCAAGATGGTGCAGAACCTCGTCTATGCGACCGGATACAATGCCGTGGCCATACCCCTGGCCGCAGGGGTTCTGGCATCTCAGGGCATCGTCCTCAGCCCGGCAGTGGGGGCGGTGCTCATGAGCCTCTCCACGATCGTGGTGGCGATCAACGCACGCCTCCTTCGTTCCGATTAA
- a CDS encoding winged helix-turn-helix transcriptional regulator, whose product MRNEELRKQIEALRFEVRAMGDSFMSLRQDDVRSAMVRQIRPVLLEMMDRELDEDEFLAMPRSELVVLRRDIIRWLEGALEAFGRENSTGGMEYLRVHRSRKVVEDLGIDRAIDLMASLEAQLTSYFNTYTTALQVGNAGSAEMTPAREATLSPASAEAALGPLSSSIRISILQRLSAEDDGLAALSRHLNMKKGHLQFHLKVLVDAGYIDYDRKSRLYFISGRGRVALDSISRMLEALADA is encoded by the coding sequence ATGAGGAACGAGGAGCTGAGGAAGCAGATCGAGGCCCTGCGCTTCGAGGTAAGGGCGATGGGCGATTCCTTCATGAGCCTGCGCCAGGACGATGTGCGGTCGGCGATGGTGAGGCAGATACGCCCTGTGCTGTTGGAGATGATGGACCGGGAGCTTGACGAGGATGAGTTCCTGGCCATGCCTCGCTCGGAGCTTGTCGTCCTCCGGAGAGACATCATTCGATGGCTGGAAGGTGCTCTGGAAGCGTTCGGTCGGGAGAACAGCACCGGGGGCATGGAGTACCTCCGGGTGCATCGGTCAAGGAAGGTGGTGGAGGACCTGGGCATCGATCGGGCGATCGACCTCATGGCTTCGTTGGAGGCCCAGCTCACCTCATATTTCAACACGTACACGACCGCGCTGCAGGTCGGTAACGCTGGTTCCGCGGAGATGACACCGGCGAGGGAAGCGACCCTTTCCCCTGCTTCCGCCGAGGCCGCCCTGGGGCCGCTGTCCAGCTCCATCCGCATAAGCATACTCCAGCGCCTGTCCGCCGAGGATGACGGCCTCGCCGCCTTGAGCAGGCACCTGAACATGAAGAAGGGGCATCTGCAGTTCCACCTCAAGGTGCTCGTTGATGCCGGTTACATCGACTATGATCGCAAGAGCCGCCTCTACTTCATCAGCGGCCGGGGGAGGGTGGCCCTGGATAGCATCTCGAGGATGCTGGAGGCGCTTGCGGACGCTTGA